DNA from Myxococcales bacterium:
CTCGCCGGCGTGGGAAGCGACGATCGTGGCGCCCAGAATCCTGTCGCTTCCCCTCGCCCACAAAGTACGGCCGCTCTTCTTCTTGACGTGAATCTTGACGAAGCCCGCGTCTTCTCCATCGGTGACCGCGCGGTTTACCTCGCGCAGCGGGACCTTGAAGGTCGTGAGTTCGATGCCGCGCTCGGCGGCCTCCCGTTCGTAGAGGCCGACGTGCGCTACCTCGGGGTCCGTGTACGTGCACCAGGGCATGACGAGTGAACTCAGCTTCTTGGTGCGCAGGAAGAGCGCGTTTTGGACCACGATCTTCGCGGCTGCGTCCGCGGCATGGGTGAATTTCCAGGCCATCGCGATGTCTCCCGCCGCGTAGATGTTGGGATTGCGGGTCTGGAGGTAGTCGTTGACGTGCACGCCGCGCTGCGGGTCGAACTCGACGCCGACCGCCTCGAGGTTCAAGCCCTCCACGTTGGGGGCGCGCCCCACTGCCACGAGGATCGCATCCACATCGACGGTCTTTGGCTCGCCATCCGCGCTGGTGACGTGGATGCGCTTTCCGGCATCGAGTACTTCGACACGTCTCAGCTTGTAGCCCAGCAGCATGGCGATGCCCTCACGCTCGAATTGATCCTTGACGATTTGCGCGGCGTCGGCGTCCTCCCGCGGCAAGAGCTGCGGAGCGCGGTCAACAACCGTGACATCGGAGCCGAGGCGCCGAAAGGCCTGCGCGAGTTCCGCTCCGATCGGGCCAGCGCCGATCACGCCCAGTCGGTTGGGCCGCTCGGTCAGTTCGAAAACCGTTTCGTTGGTCAGGTAGCCGGCTTCTTCGAGGCCCTCAATCGCGGGAACCGCCGCTTGCGCTCCGCAGGCGATGACAGCTTTTTTGAAGCGAAGCCGGGCGCCGTCCACCTCGACGGTATCTGATCCGCGAAATCGCGCGTTGCCGAGGAAGACGTCTACGCCGAGT
Protein-coding regions in this window:
- a CDS encoding mercuric reductase, with amino-acid sequence MTAQIEMQPADVHNEQLVANVHPVDWKNPIPQDRYNLVVIGAGSAGLITAAIAAGLGARVALVERYLMGGDCLNVGCVPSKSLIRAARTIAEARLAEAFGMPLHASTAVDFGAVMERMRRIRAQISHEDSARRYRDELGVDVFLGNARFRGSDTVEVDGARLRFKKAVIACGAQAAVPAIEGLEEAGYLTNETVFELTERPNRLGVIGAGPIGAELAQAFRRLGSDVTVVDRAPQLLPREDADAAQIVKDQFEREGIAMLLGYKLRRVEVLDAGKRIHVTSADGEPKTVDVDAILVAVGRAPNVEGLNLEAVGVEFDPQRGVHVNDYLQTRNPNIYAAGDIAMAWKFTHAADAAAKIVVQNALFLRTKKLSSLVMPWCTYTDPEVAHVGLYEREAAERGIELTTFKVPLREVNRAVTDGEDAGFVKIHVKKKSGRTLWARGSDRILGATIVASHAGEMVSEITLAMVNNLGLGAILSTIHPYPTQAEALKRAAGAYLRSRVTPRMGRLSERFMALRR